The genomic stretch GTCAGGGCCGCCCGGGTGGCGGGTGCCGCCCTCCGGGAGTGCGGGGCCGGTGCCGGTGCGGGGTGCGGCGCCGTGCCAGGAGGCGGCGCGGACGCCGTACGGGTCGGCGATCTGCCCCGGCGGTCCGGCCGCCGGAGCGGACGGGTGCTGCTGGGCGCCGTTGGCGGAGGGGTACGGGGACTGCGCGGCACCGTTCGGCGAGGGGTACGGCGGACGTTCGGCGCCGCTCTCCGAGGCGTACGGCGGCTGTGTGGCGCCGTTGGTGTCGGGGGCCGGGCGGGCGCCCGGGAGGGCCGCTCGGCCGGTCTGCTCGGCCTGTTGCACTCGGGCCGCGGCCCTGGCACCGGCCCGGTACGCGGCGATCGCCCCGGCCCGCGCCGCCCGAATGTCCCCACCGCTCTCCACGGCCCGGCGCGCCGGCACACCAGTACCCCCGCCGCCACCGCCCGCGTCCGCTGCACCGGCCGGCGGCAGCCCACCAGCCGCCCGAGCCTCGATCGCGGCCCGCCTGGCGCCCTCCGGATCCACCTCGACGGAGACGGCAGCGCCCGTACCCCCGACGCCACCCGGCCCAACAGCACCGGCACCACTCGACCCGGCACCGGGGCCGCCGTAGCCCGCCCCGTCGCCACCGTCCTCCGGTGGCACCGGGTCGTACCCGCACAGCGCCTCTTCCGCCGCCCCCACCGCGAGCCCGGTCAGCATCACGCGGCCGTCGTCGCAGACGAGCACGGTCCGCGCCGTGATGTTCCGATGCACCCAGCCATGCGCATGCAGCACCCGCAGCGCCATCAGCACATCGGAGGCGACCTCGGCAGCCCGATACGGCGTCAGCGGCTTCTCCGCGAGCAGCGCGGCCAACGGTCGCGCCGGCACCAACTCACTGACGATCCACAGCGACCCGCCCTCGGCGAACACATCGAAGACCTGGTCGAGCCGGGGATGATCCGGGATCCGCGCAGCGGCCTGCGCCGCCTCCACCGCCCGCCGTACAGCGGGCTCCGTGGGCCGTCGCGTACTCCCCCGCGGCGAGGGCCGGCGCCCCGCACCCCGCTCACGCGCGGTGAACCCGTCCGGCAACCCCTCCGCGTCGAGCACCTCCGCCTCGACGACCTCCGGCAACGGCACCTGCCTGACCAGGACTTCCTGCCCGCTGTAGGTGTCGAAGGCGCGCGTCTCGGTGAGTTCGTACTCGTCGGACGGCGGCAGCGGCAGGCGGTAGCGGTCGGCGAGCACCCGACCCGCATAGTCGTCCACGCTGCCTCCCCCGGCCGCCCGGTTGGTCAATTCCGTTCGCCTCGCGTGCGGTTGTGGTCGCATTCCTGGATGCGTACGGTCCGCAAGCACTCACGATACGTGCCGGAGGCAACCCTCCAAGAGGGGATGCCAGATCTCTTCCCCCAAACCGTGACCACTCACCCAACGTGACGGATCAAGCCTTCGGCTCGAAGGACTTCGTCAGCGTCCGCCATGTGTCCTTACGCAGCTCACTGCCCCAATTGGCGGCTTTCGCCGTGTACATCAGCCCATACCCGAGATCGTCGTCGACGACGAACCCCCGGTCGATGCTCCGGTATTTCGTGCCGCCCTCGACATAGGTGAACTCCCAGTCGGCCGTGTTCCAGCCCCGGTAGTTCACCGCCTCTATACGAATCCGCTGGTACTGGGCGCGCTGCATGGCGCCCTCCTGATTCTTCCAGTCGGCGACCGGGTCGTCCTTGGGCGTGGTGGTCCAACCGATCAGCAGTTTCTGCCCGTTGGGCCCGGTGAACCGGTCACCCGCGGCCCCGGAGGACACGTACTTCCACCCCTTGGGCAGCCCGATCGAGTACCCCTGGCTCCCCTGATGCGTGGACGCCGCACCACCGGACGAACCGTCCCCACCGTTGCTGCCGCTGTCGCTCGACGCACTGGCGTCCGCGCTCGGCTCGGCTCCGGAGGTCTGCCCGGCCCCGGCCCCCGCCGACGCCGTCGCCTGCCCGTCCGGATGGGTCCCTCCGCCTTCGTCGCCCTTGGTGTCGGCACCGGCGCTCGCCTTGGTCGACGCCTTGCCACCGCCACTCGCCGAGTCCTTGGAGTCGCCCCCGCTGAACACGATCGTCAGAACCGTACCGATCACGGCCAGCAGTACGACCACGGCGATGATCACCAACGTCCGCCGCGGCACCACATCCGTCAGCGGCGCCCTGGGCACCGGCCGAGGCGGCAGATCCGGCGGCGTCATCACCGGCCACCCCGAACTACGCCCCCCGGACGGCCCGTTACCCGCAGCAGCCCCGCCCGAAGCCGAACCGGACTCCGAGCCCGAACCGGAACCGGAGCCCGCGGCTGCTTCCCCCGAACCACCCGACTTGGCCCGAGCACTACTCGCCGCCGCAGCAGCCCCGGCCCCAGCCGCGACCGCGGCCTTCCGCACCGACCGCAACGCGCCCCGAAGCCGCTCCCCGGCCTCCGCGGGAGCATCCGGCTGCGCGGGCAGCGGCACGACCTTCGTCGCGTCCGGCGCCTCCGCCTCCTTGGGCTCGGGCGCGTGGATGACGTCGGTCAGCATCGAACGCGCCGCGGCGTCGTCAAGACGGTTGGCCGGGTCCTTGGTGAGCAGTCCGTAGATGACGTCCTTCAGCGGCCCGGCGTTCTTCGGATCGCCCAGCGGCTCGGTCATCACCGCGGTGAGCGTCGCGATGGCGGAGCCCTTGTCGTACGGGGGCACACCCTCGACCGACGCGTACAGCAGACCACCCAGCGACCACAGGTCGGCCGCCGGTCCCGGCTTGTGCCCGCGGGCCCGCTCGGGGGAGATGTAGGAGGGCGCGCCGACGAGCATGCCGGTGGAGGTGATGGACGGGTCGCCCTCGACCTGCGCGATACCGAAGTCGGTGAGCACGACCCGGCCGTCCTCGGCGATCAGCACGTTGGACGGCTTCACATCCCGGTGCAGGATGCCCTCACGATGGGCCGAGCGCAGCACGTCGAGCACCGCGAGCCCGACCTCCGCCGCACGCCTCGGCTCCAGCAGGCCGTCCTCCCGGATGACCTCGGCCAACGACTTGCCCTCGACCAGCTCCATCACGATCCAGGGCCGGTCGTCCTCGTCGACCACGTCGAAGACGGTCACCGCACTGTTGTTACGGATCCGCGCGATGGCCTTGGCCTCCCGCAGCGTCCGCGTGATCAGCCGGCGCTTCTCGTCCTCGTCGATGTTCGACGGGAACCGCAGCTCCTTCACGGCGACGGTGCGGCCCAGGGTTTCGTCCTCGGCACGCCACACCGTGCCCATGCCGCCGCGGCCCAGCACATCTCCCAGCCGGTACCGCCCGGCGAGGAGACGACCGTTGTTGTCCTGACGGGATGCCCCCGCCCGCTCCGCCTCCGACATGCGTCCCCTCATGCAACCCGCCCTGACAGAGCCTCCATTGTCTCTCACCCGACAAGTGCCCGACGCCCAGGGTGCCAGTGGTACACAACAGCTACCGCGCCCGGAACCACCCCCACCGGAACAGAGCATTCCGCACCCTGCATGATGAGCCCCGACAAGGAGGACTCCCATGCCGCCACTCCGGACCCTACTGGCCGTTCCTGTGGCCCTCTTCCTCCTTGCCCTCTCCCCCTTCCCCTCCCCCACCGCCACCACAGCAGCCACGGCCCTGGCCCCGGCCAACACCGGAACACCGACCCCGGCCACCACCGCAGCCCCGGCCCCGGCCACCACCGGAGCGCAGGCCACCGCCCCGACCCCGGACGCCCTCCTCCCCCTGCTGGCCCCCGAAGACGGCACCCCCGCAACGGCCGCCCTCCTCTCCCGCGACAGCGACGGCGACGACGACGGCGACGACGACGACGGCAACGGCAACGGCAACGGCAACGGCAACGGCAACCACTTCGCCCGAACCGGCCCCGCCATCACCTACGCCGACCACTTCCGCGCAGGCAGCATCACCAAGACCTTCATCGCGACCGTCGTCCTGCAACTGGCCGACGAACACCGGCTGTCGCTCTCCGACACGGTGGAGGAGCATCTGCCCGGCCTGGTGCGCGGAGCCGGGAACGACGGGCGGGCCCTGACCCTACGTGCCCTGCTCACCCACACCAGCGGCCTGTACGACTTCACCGCCGACACCGGGGGCCTGGTCCCCCTCACCCCTCGTCAGGCCGTGCGGCTCGCACTCACCCACCCCCCGTCCAGGCGTGGCCGCTTCGCCTACTCGAACACCAACTACGTCCTGCTCGGCCTGGTCGTCGAGCAGGTCACCGGCCGCTCGTACGCCGCCGAGGCCGAACGCCGGCTGATCACTCCGCTGGGTCTGACCGGCACCTCCTTTCCCGGATCGCGGACTTCCCTGCCCTCCCCGCACGGCCGCGCCTACACCTCAAGCGGGCGGGACGTCACCGAGCTCGACCCGCGGGTGGCCGGAGCCGCGGGTGAGCTGGTGACCACGCTCGCCGACCTGAACCGCTTCTACGCGGCGCTGCTCGGCGGTGAACTGCTGCCCCCGCGCCGGCTGCGCGAGATGCTCGACACCCGCACCGCACACGGCTTGTACGGCATGGGTCTGTTTCCCGTGAAGCTGCCGTGCGGCACCACGGTGTGGGGACACAGCGGGCGCATCTCCGGCAGCTTCGTGCACACTGCGGCCACCGAGGACGGGCGCCATGTCCTCACCTTCCGGGTGAACACGACCGCGGTGGCGGACCCCGACCTCGAACCCCGGTTGCTCACCGCCGAGTTCTGCCCCCGCACCCAGTAGAACGGCCGGGTTCCGGACAGAGATCCCAGCTCACGACACTCGTT from Streptomyces davaonensis JCM 4913 encodes the following:
- a CDS encoding serine hydrolase domain-containing protein, with amino-acid sequence MPPLRTLLAVPVALFLLALSPFPSPTATTAATALAPANTGTPTPATTAAPAPATTGAQATAPTPDALLPLLAPEDGTPATAALLSRDSDGDDDGDDDDGNGNGNGNGNGNHFARTGPAITYADHFRAGSITKTFIATVVLQLADEHRLSLSDTVEEHLPGLVRGAGNDGRALTLRALLTHTSGLYDFTADTGGLVPLTPRQAVRLALTHPPSRRGRFAYSNTNYVLLGLVVEQVTGRSYAAEAERRLITPLGLTGTSFPGSRTSLPSPHGRAYTSSGRDVTELDPRVAGAAGELVTTLADLNRFYAALLGGELLPPRRLREMLDTRTAHGLYGMGLFPVKLPCGTTVWGHSGRISGSFVHTAATEDGRHVLTFRVNTTAVADPDLEPRLLTAEFCPRTQ
- a CDS encoding serine/threonine-protein kinase translates to MSEAERAGASRQDNNGRLLAGRYRLGDVLGRGGMGTVWRAEDETLGRTVAVKELRFPSNIDEDEKRRLITRTLREAKAIARIRNNSAVTVFDVVDEDDRPWIVMELVEGKSLAEVIREDGLLEPRRAAEVGLAVLDVLRSAHREGILHRDVKPSNVLIAEDGRVVLTDFGIAQVEGDPSITSTGMLVGAPSYISPERARGHKPGPAADLWSLGGLLYASVEGVPPYDKGSAIATLTAVMTEPLGDPKNAGPLKDVIYGLLTKDPANRLDDAAARSMLTDVIHAPEPKEAEAPDATKVVPLPAQPDAPAEAGERLRGALRSVRKAAVAAGAGAAAAASSARAKSGGSGEAAAGSGSGSGSESGSASGGAAAGNGPSGGRSSGWPVMTPPDLPPRPVPRAPLTDVVPRRTLVIIAVVVLLAVIGTVLTIVFSGGDSKDSASGGGKASTKASAGADTKGDEGGGTHPDGQATASAGAGAGQTSGAEPSADASASSDSGSNGGDGSSGGAASTHQGSQGYSIGLPKGWKYVSSGAAGDRFTGPNGQKLLIGWTTTPKDDPVADWKNQEGAMQRAQYQRIRIEAVNYRGWNTADWEFTYVEGGTKYRSIDRGFVVDDDLGYGLMYTAKAANWGSELRKDTWRTLTKSFEPKA